A genome region from Hevea brasiliensis isolate MT/VB/25A 57/8 chromosome 7, ASM3005281v1, whole genome shotgun sequence includes the following:
- the LOC110655070 gene encoding glutamate receptor 3.7 → MAKALLLFIFVWILLNGFVSCQRPKYVNLGAVFTFDSVIGRAARPAMEAAVSDINKDKRILNGTELRLFVEDARCNVFMGSVGAFQVLEKHVVAIIGPQSSGIAHMISQIANGLQVPLVSYAATDPTLSALQFPFFVRTTQSDSYQMAAMADLIDFYGWKEVIAIYVDDDSGRNGIAALEGELAKKMARMYKLQLSVNFDDTEIMDLLKQSKPLGPRVYIVHVNPDPKLRIFTVAQRLQMMTDNYIWFATDWLSTTIDSFSQMNQTSLSALQGVVGLRQHIPESSQKKAFLSRWRVMQRKGLASSELNTYGLQAYDTVWAVAYAIDRFIDEFKNITFSSIGKLHDMKTSELHLGELEVFSNGSSLLNKIMQTNFTGLSGRMQFNNDRNVESGGYDVINIGHVSIHTVGYWSNISGFSLLPPETRQGEQSNYSHVDQKLQKITWPGGKIERPRGWVIADDERPLRIGVPYRASFVDFVTEVNKSHKIEGYCIDVFLEARKLVPYDVPYRFEPFGDGRSDPNYNELVRMVAEDVFDAAVGDIAIVRNRTKIVDFSQPYAATGLVIVAPVRNSKSSAWVFLKPFTVEMWFVTAASFVMIAVVIWILEHRVNDEFRGPPRRQIVTMFMFSFSTLFKTNQETTVSPLGRMVMVVWLFLLMVITASYTASLTSILTFQQLSSPITGIDSLIASNWPIGYPEGSFVNAYLSESLYIPRSRLVPLGSPEAYKKALRLGPNNGGVAAIVDELPYVEIFLTNQNDFGIIGQPFTKGGWGFAFQRESPLAVYMSTAILKLSETGELQRIHKRWFCKKGCPGEKRHNSEPNQIHLFSFWGLYLLCGVFIAVALLAFLLRVVRQFVRYKRRQMQLASPSLTSSTTHCSQVIFHFFDFIDEKEEVIKKMFTQCENPTPLISLERSENTSKEMKGPANDEN, encoded by the exons ATGGCTAAGGCATTACTTTTGTTTATTTTCGTATGGATACTTCTCAATGGTTTTGTTTCATGCCAAAGGCCTAAATATGTTAATTTAGGTGCAGTTTTTACTTTTGATTCGGTTATTGGTAGAGCTGCAAGGCCAGCAATGGAGGCTGCAGTTTCTGATatcaataaagataaaagaatTCTCAATGGGACAGAGCTGAGGCTGTTCGTTGAAGATGCAAGGTGTAATGTCTTCATGGGTTCTGTTGGAG CTTTTCAGGTACTTGAGAAACATGTGGTGGCCATAATTGGTCCACAGTCCTCTGGAATAGCTCACATGATTTCTCAAATTGCAAATGGTCTCCAAGTGCCCCTTGTTTCATATGCTGCTACTGATCCAACTCTATCTGCCCTTCAATTCCCCTTTTTTGTGCGAACCACACAAAGCGATTCATATCAGATGGCTGCTATGGCGGATTTGATTGATTTTTATGGTTGGAAAGAGGTCATTGCAATCTATGTGGATGATGATTCTGGGAGGAATGGGATAGCTGCTTTGGAAGGCGAACTTGCAAAGAAAATGGCAAGAATGTATAAGTTGCAGTTGTCTGTCAATTTTGATGATACTGAGATAATGGATTTGCTTAAGCAATCCAAACCACTTGGTCCTCGTGTTTATATTGTTCACGTTAATCCAGACCCCAAATTGAGAATCTTTACCGTTGCCCAAAGACTTCAAATGATGACTGACAATTATATTTGGTTTGCAACGGATTGGCTTTCAACTACAATAGATTCATTCTCTCAGATGAATCAAACTTCACTTAGTGCTCTTCAAGGAGTAGTTGGTCTTCGTCAACATATTCCAGAGTCCAGCCAGAAGAAAGCTTTTCTGTCTCGATGGAGAGTAATGCAGCGGAAGGGTTTAGCAAGTTCTGAGCTGAATACCTATGGACTTCAGGCCTATGATACAGTTTGGGCAGTGGCCTATGCGATTGATAGGTTCATTGATGAATTCAAGAATATCACATTTTCTTCCATTGGCAAGCTACATGACATGAAAACATCTGAATTACATCTAGGGGAGCTCGAAGTCTTTAGTAATGGAAGTAGTCTACTAAACAAAATAATGCAGACAAACTTCACTGGTTTAAGTGGTCGCATGCAATTTAATAATGACCGGAACGTTGAGAGTGGTGGCTATGATGTCATTAATATTGGGCATGTGTCTATTCATACAGTTGGTTATTGGTCTAATATCTCAGGTTTCTCACTTTTACCCCCAGAGACTCGCCAAGGGGAACAAAGTAACTATTCTCACGTGGATCAGAAGCTTCAAAAGATTACCTGGCCTGGTGGAAAGATTGAAAGGCCACGTGGTTGGGTAATTGCTGATGATGAAAGACCATTGAGAATTGGAGTGCCATACAGAGCCAGTTTTGTGGATTTTGTTACTGAAGTAAACAAGAGCCACAAAATTGAAGGATACTGTATAGATGTGTTCCTTGAAGCAAGGAAACTAGTCCCGTATGATGTACCTTACAGGTTTGAGCCTTTTGGGGATGGTCGGTCCGATCCAAACTATAATGAGCTCGTGAGGATGGTGGCAGAAGAT GTATTTGATGCAGCTGTTGGAGACATTGCGATTGTAAGAAACCGGACAAAAATTGTGGATTTTTCTCAGCCTTATGCTGCTACTGGTCTTGTCATTGTAGCTCCAGTCAGGAATTCAAAATCAAGTGCTTGGGTATTCCTTAAACCATTTACAGTGGAGATGTGGTTTGTTACAGCAGCATCATTTGTGATGATTGCAGTGGTTATTTGGATTCTTGAACACCGAGTTAATGATGAATTCAGAGGTCCTCCTAGAAGGCAGATTGTAACAATGTTCAT GTTCAGTTTCTCAACACTATTCAAGACAAATC AAGAAACTACCGTAAGTCCCCTTGGACGCATGGTGATGGTAGTATGGCTTTTCCTATTGATGGTGATAACTGCAAGCTATACTGCAAGTTTGACTTCAATTCTTACTTTTCAGCAGCTTTCATCACCCATTACTGGTATTGACAGCTTGATTGCAAGTAATTGGCCTATCGGATACCCAGAAGGGTCATTTGTCAATGCCTACCTATCTGAAAGTCTTTATATACCTCGTTCTAGACTTGTTCCCCTTGGGTCCCCAGAGGCCTACAAAAAAGCATTGAGGCTAGGGCCAAATAATGGAGGGGTAGCTGCAATAGTAGATGAGCTTCCATATGTAGAGATTTTTCTTACAAACCAAAATGATTTTGGGATCATTGGGCAACCGTTTACCAAGGGCGGATGGGGATTT GCTTTTCAAAGAGAATCTCCGCTTGCTGTTTACATGTCTACTGCAATTCTAAAACTTTCTGAGACTGGTGAGCTTCAAAGGATCCATAAGAGGTGGTTCTGTAAGAAGGGCTGTCCTGGAGAGAAGAGACATAATTCTGAGCCTAACCAAATTCATTTGTTCAGTTTCTGGGGTCTTTATCTTCTGTGTGGTGTCTTCATTGCTGTAGCCCTTCTAGCATTTTTACTAAGAGTGGTCCGCCAATTTGTGCGCTATAAACGTAGGCAAATGCAACTGGCTTCTCCATCCTTAACTTCATCAACCACTCACTGCTCTCAAGTCATTTTTCACTTTTTCGACTTCATTGATGAGAaagaagaagtcatcaagaaaaTGTTCACTCAGTGTGAGAATCCTACACCCCTGATAAGTTTGGAAAGATCAGAGAACACTTCCAAGGAAATGAAAGGACCTGCTAATGATGAAAATTGA